The following are from one region of the Halarcobacter sp. genome:
- a CDS encoding ATP-grasp domain-containing protein translates to MKKVFILGGSKLQFDLIFEAKKLYFEVHLFDGNNNCEGKKYADYFYHIDLKDKEQILEKAQELSPLIITTIASELGNVTACYVSEKMGIKSNTYQVALNTTNKKEMKNISIKNNINIAKYKTIKTPEDLKQWDSFPAIIKPIDSSAGRGVSFITKKEQIDSAIEKAFRFTSEKEVLIEEYIKGKQFSIETISSEGNHSIVSITEEYLTPLPNIIETQQLIPARVEKEEETKLKEFAFDVLNSFNIKFGACHIEVRVDDDCELYLVEIASRMGGWRSELINLALGISYCQLLLFSLEGKKLQFQASREEFAIVKMILSMEDFEAYKLFCKNYNDFVISTLNIKDVKDSEHLADSNGFYFLHIQDKIDLINFIGEHR, encoded by the coding sequence GTGAAAAAAGTATTTATTTTAGGTGGAAGTAAACTTCAGTTTGATTTGATATTTGAAGCAAAAAAGCTATATTTTGAAGTTCATCTATTTGATGGTAACAATAATTGTGAAGGTAAAAAATATGCAGACTATTTTTATCATATAGATTTAAAAGATAAAGAGCAAATATTAGAAAAAGCTCAAGAATTAAGTCCTTTGATTATAACTACAATTGCATCTGAACTTGGAAATGTAACAGCATGTTATGTATCAGAAAAAATGGGAATAAAATCAAACACCTACCAAGTTGCATTAAATACAACAAATAAAAAAGAGATGAAAAATATCTCTATAAAAAATAATATAAATATAGCTAAATATAAAACAATAAAAACTCCAGAAGATTTAAAACAATGGGATTCTTTCCCTGCAATAATCAAACCTATAGACAGTTCAGCAGGAAGAGGAGTTAGTTTTATTACTAAAAAAGAGCAAATAGATTCTGCTATAGAAAAAGCTTTTAGATTTACTTCTGAAAAAGAGGTTTTAATAGAGGAGTATATAAAAGGGAAACAATTTAGCATAGAAACAATCTCTTCAGAAGGTAATCATAGTATAGTAAGTATTACTGAGGAGTATTTGACCCCTTTACCTAATATAATAGAGACACAACAATTAATCCCAGCAAGAGTAGAAAAAGAAGAGGAAACGAAGTTAAAAGAGTTTGCATTTGATGTTTTAAACTCTTTTAATATAAAGTTTGGAGCTTGCCATATTGAAGTTAGAGTGGATGATGATTGTGAGTTATATTTAGTAGAAATTGCTTCAAGAATGGGTGGATGGAGAAGTGAGTTAATTAACTTAGCTTTAGGGATTAGTTATTGTCAACTTTTACTTTTTTCTTTAGAAGGGAAAAAACTACAGTTTCAAGCATCAAGAGAAGAGTTTGCCATAGTAAAAATGATTTTATCTATGGAAGATTTTGAAGCTTATAAGCTATTTTGTAAAAACTATAATGATTTTGTAATCTCAACTTTAAATATTAAAGATGTAAAAGATTCAGAACATTTAGCTGATTCTAACGGATTTTATTTTTTACATATACAAGATAAAATAGATCTTATAAATTTTATTGGAGAGCATAGATGA